The following proteins are co-located in the Doryrhamphus excisus isolate RoL2022-K1 chromosome 3, RoL_Dexc_1.0, whole genome shotgun sequence genome:
- the zbtb4 gene encoding uncharacterized protein zbtb4 isoform X1: MCVCCLSLHTHTHTHTLSLSLSLSCFLSLTQRCTHAATEGGERERERGSLGERTHRSRDAAGGFPRFRELVMVSGEKVRDPIHAGLIQSRLSEKHLAVGLAPLCVITHCQAEDAATQHLSSPPLTLVTADPPHTPDSKQAKPDAQPEEEEQQGEAERLAMKGKRHGGRGDAMMEDRLDNMANGPKNAKITLSFPLSAGPLPASLTSPSYCRNASSSSSPHRRRPSSKSSDEGSLWKLDSTMDVKHRPFKPSRHDSSPSSSPSSSSSPMTVHALIRKDIKSPPPLKCSKLSPETPLHKSVPGSCSSSVAGSYDGDRWDEHHKTANGTASPSQTAQILFSLGASAYHRGGGESDRKEKTGRPAGKLGSPHGPSPHPPTLHLPPPLPPPPPPPSEGLTAPPHSSCYSPTDTLKPELICGVCHRLFSSASSLTVHMRLHRGSRALSCRFCGKVFIHSKRLHSHEASCRVSGLPSRLGPSVAVQPKEEPLEEGEVRLEEETDTSKVRPEKKAHSLLARIQGDDAAATELLAADESHFVKVVDGNVIYFCSVCERSYMTLSSLKRHSNVHSWRRRYPCHYCDKVFALAEYRTKHEVWHTGERRYQCIFCWDAFATYYNLKTHQKTIHGINPSLISSEKTANGGYKQKANALKLYRLLPMRSQKRPYKTYSDTLHNSLLMTPTEGPSLPLPSLGCAPESGDLQGFISGTHPQSVKPDPDGFQIDFPVSMAAENKDLSTLPPFPQADTPQLKKHNSETQDSEQVKGSSKTSSSSKTKSHKAARGTDSTSMPSVITYCHTKPSVIVHGTAVSSSVIMHSNQVSPGTEKDEFPESSVNPPSHKCTAKSVKRQRDGTDGHRKRSRESSDPARRRQDVDTDKSSFKSRKSHSKSDNSKQPSPSTGSQVRETGPLCQITVRIGEEAIVKRSISETDLRRDKSHSPPKNKRGEMTSVHHKHHIHRRASQGEEEEDDSGGDSKEEAVENIVKSQEDVREYNFRQKVREQESDHDMEDNLWRPYYSYKPKKKTQAHLQRFKTWQRKLKFKRALRLKSRAERLKRRGSTETEKSQDEEEGIKPPEVDTSKSESKEEQVKEEAIPELSSPSLSSSKPPLASSVTPPGPKRRPWTNGNAAECTTCGCWFSSSGKRDQHELSHLLEFVCLFCRATFPSRDKLEDHQRSQHPKPPDFSSALHKAAMDEQQEWVKPVSDCNEEKVDQVALGASSSSPARLSRRALSRHTCSQCHKVCKTSSALARHIRRHELSSSPEREKEDNVSELKTTTVSRDPVREKGQVVSVISYSTADLPNNGDSSESPQHANHHSEPMPQHQTPESTDKPALTQFTPAEPERKPSPKIAPPPESPVNLAPTKSHLSSPATPPTLQSVLVMNRPECLDYRTPSKKNLDRTASPAHHATVPASTSAHVPVTSQTRITTVAPPVSMTTVNSSDSGFMKRDGVIMDRERQAGGAVFVHADYKEPALVQNLRVQSPSRSPSPNEAQDLTMSSILAREKELERQRERKRELEKQRERGRDKNIERAQHMNSLVQTSEDQTALLVPKEEPLSPVPSPQHIPSLTTTNGPPSHRHTPKSATAAGLSALANQQSTSQGLERLMLPIGAPSAGDRPSAHALLLPRAQKPPEPERQDTSRDAQQVDPPPVCYPVQDYPLPLIVPDSYHLAKKQEDNLLMPSYPAGALPFSPLGKVMVPNGADLAKVPFYPDPYQLLYGSQLLAYPYNMTALPVALNMMAPGADKVEPLPFLPAIFNYAAGAGPYMSAAPHPLVANPSLYGGVGGSSGKKQRDGGSNKP; encoded by the coding sequence ATTTCGGGAGCTGGTCATGGTGTCCGGGGAGAAGGTGCGGGACCCCATCCACGCGGGCCTTATTCAGTCTCGTCTGAGTGAAAAACACCTGGCTGTTGGGCTAGCGCCCCTCTGTGTCATCACACACTGCCAAGCCGAGGACGCCGCTACCCAGCACTTGTCTTCCCCTCCGCTGACTCTCGTCACTGCAGACCCCCCTCACACTCCTGACTCAAAGCAGGCCAAACCAGACGCTCAGCCCGAGGAAGAGGAGCAGCAGGGGGAAGCTGAGCGGCTGGCGATGAAGGGGAAAAGGCATGGTGGCCGAGGAGACGCAATGATGGAGGATAGACTAGATAATATGGCTAATGGacctaaaaatgcaaaaatcacGCTAAGCTTCCCACTTAGCGCTGGCCCCCTCCCGGCCTCGCTGACGTCACCCAGCTACTGTCGTAATGCATCATCATCCTCTTCCCCACACAGACGGCGGCCTTCCTCTAAGAGCTCAGATGAGGGGTCACTATGGAAACTGGACTCCACCATGGACGTAAAGCACAGACCTTTTAAGCCCTCGAGGCACGACAGCTCTCCGTCCTCctcaccctcctcctcttcctctcccatGACAGTACATGCACTTATCAGGAAGGATATAAAATCCCCGCCTCCCCTCAAGTGCTCCAAACTCTCTCCAGAGACCCCGCTTCACAAGTCAGTGCCGGGGTCCTGCAGCTCCTCTGTAGCGGGCTCCTATGATGGAGACAGATGGGACGAGCACCACAAGACGGCCAACGGTACAGCCTCGCCCTCGCAAACGGCCCAGATCCTTTTCAGTCTGGGTGCCTCGGCCTATCATAGAGGAGGCGGGGAAAGCGACAGGAAGGAGAAAACGGGGAGACCAGCTGGAAAGCTGGGAAGCCCTCACGGACCAAGCCCACACCCACCCACGCTGCACCTCCCGCCCCCGCTGcctccaccccctcctcctccctcggAGGGTCTCACCGCACCCCCGCACTCATCGTGCTACTCCCCCACCGACACCCTCAAGCCCGAGCTGATTTGCGGGGTGTGCCATCGGCTCTTCAGCTCAGCCTCCTCGCTCACTGTCCACATGCGGTTGCATCGTGGAAGCCGCGCCCTCAGCTGCCGTTTCTGTGGCAAGGTCTTCATTCACAGCAAGAGACTGCATTCCCACGAGGCCTCCTGCAGGGTCTCGGGCCTGCCCTCTCGACTGGGCCCGTctgtcgccgtgcagccaaaggAGGAGCCGTTGGAGGAGGGCGAAGTGAGACTCGAGGAAGAAACAGACACCAGCAAGGTGAGGCCCGAGAAAAAAGCCCACAGCCTGCTGGCTCGAATCCAAGGTGATGATGCGGCAGCCACAGAGCTTCTGGCCGCCGATGAAAGCCATTTTGTCAAGGTGGTGGACGGCAATGTCATCTACTTCTGCTCAGTTTGCGAGCGCTCCTACATGACACTGTCCAGCCTCAAGCGACACTCCAACGTGCACTCGTGGCGCCGCAGGTACCCGTGCCATTACTGCGACAAGGTCTTCGCTCTCGCCGAGTACCGCACCAAGCACGAGGTGTGGCACACCGGAGAGCGGCGCTACCAGTGCATTTTCTGCTGGGATGCCTTCGCTACCTACTACAATCTGAAAACGCACCAAAAGACCATTCACGGCATCAATCCCAGCCTCATCTCCAGTGAAAAGACCGCCAATGGTGGATACAAGCAGAAGGCTAACGCCCTCAAGCTCTACCGGCTCCTCCCCATGCGCTCACAGAAGAGACCCTATAAGACTTACAGTGACACTTTGCATAACAGCCTGCTTATGACACCCACTGAAGGCCCTTCCCTGCCCCTCCCCAGCCTGGGCTGCGCTCCGGAGTCTGGAGACCTACAAGGCTTCATCAGCGGGACCCATCCTCAGAGCGTCAAGCCTGACCCAGATGGTTTCCAAATTGACTTCCCTGTCTCTATGGCTGCTGAAAACAAGGATCTTTCCACACTGCCACCCTTCCCCCAAGCAGACACACCCCAgcttaaaaaacacaacagcgaGACTCAAGACTCCGAGCAAGTCAAAGGCAGCTCCAAAACGTCTAGCAGCAGCAAAACCAAAAGTCACAAAGCGGCGAGAGGAACAGACTCAACAAGTATGCCGTCTGTGATCACGTATTGCCACACCAAACCCTCCGTCATAGTTCATGGAACAGCCGTGTCATCCTCCGTCATCATGCACAGCAACCAAGTCTCTCCTGGAACTGAAAAGGATGAGTTCCCGGAAAGCAGCGTGAATCCACCCTCGCACAAGTGCACCGCAAAGTCAGTCAAAAGGCAGCGAGACGGTACAGACGGCCATAGAAAGAGGTCTAGAGAAAGTTCAGATCCGGCGAGACGTAGACAGGATGTGGACACAGACAAGTCATCTTTCAAGTCCCGAAAGTCCCACAGCAAGAGTGACAACTCAAAGCAGCCCTCGCCATCTACGGGGTCACAGGTCAGAGAGACGGGCCCACTCTGCCAGATCACCGTACGTATTGGCGAGGAGGCCATAGTGAAGCGCAGCATCTCGGAGACAGACCTTAGAAGAGACAAAAGCCACTCTCCCCCCAAAAACAAGCGAGGTGAGATGACCTCAGTGCATCACAAACACCACATCCACCGCAGGGCCAgccagggggaggaggaggaggacgactcAGGAGGAGATTCCAAGGAGGAGGCTGTGGAGAACATTGTCAAGTCCCAGGAGGATGTGAGGGAGTACAACTTCCGGCAAAAAGTTCGTGAACAGGAGAGCGACCACGACATGGAGGACAACTTGTGGCGGCCTTACTACTCCTACAAGCCCAAGAAAAAAACCCAGGCGCACTTGCAGAGGTTCAAGACCTGGCAGAGGAAGCTGAAGTTTAAGCGTGCTCTGCGGCTGAAGAGCAGAGCAGAGAGGCTGAAAAGGCGCGGGAGTACAGAAACAGAGAAGTCACAAGACGAGGAAGAGGGCATAAAGCCGCCAGAGGTTGACACGTCAAAGAGTGAAAGCAAAGAAGAACAAGTGAAGGAGGAGGCCATTCCTGAGCTTTCCAGTCCTTCTCTATCCTCCTCAAAACCTCCACTTGCTTCTTCTGTGACTCCACCAGGACCTAAAAGGCGGCCGTGGACCAATGGGAATGCAGCAGAGTGCACTACTTGTGGCTGCTGGTTCTCCAGCTCCGGCAAGCGAGACCAACACGAGCTGAGTCATCTTCTGGAGTTTGTGTGCCTCTTCTGCCGAGCCACTTTCCCCTCCAGAGACAAGCTGGAAGACCACCAGAGAAGCCAACATCCCAAGCCCCCAGATTTCTCCTCTGCCCTCCATAAGGCGGCGATGGACGAACAACAGGAATGGGTTAAACCTGTGTCAGACTGTAATGAGGAAAAGGTGGACCAAGTCGCCTTAGGTGCAAGTAGTTCCAGTCCCGCTCGTCTGAGCAGGCGGGCCTTATCACGGCACACTTGTTCACAGTGTCACAAGGTGTGCAAGACGTCCTCCGCACTGGCTCGCCACATCCGCCGCCACGAGTTGAGCAGTTCTCCGGAAAGGGAAAAAGAAGACAATGTTTCAGAGCTGAAAACAACAACTGTAAGCAGAGATCCGGTTCGTGAAAAAGGCCAAGTCGTCTCAGTTATCAGCTATTCCACAGCAGACCTCCCCAATAACGGCGACTCGTCAGAATCACCGCAGCATGCCAACCATCACAGTGAACCGATGCCCCAACATCAGACACCGGAATCTACTGACAAGCCTGCACTGACCCAGTTTACACCCGCGGAACCCGAGAGAAAGCCCAGCCCAAAGATTGCACCCCCGCCGGAGAGCCCGGTGAACTTGGCGCCCACTAAAAGCCACCTCTCCTCCCCCGCGACGCCCCCTACTCTGCAGAGTGTGCTGGTCATGAACAGGCCTGAATGTCTGGACTATCGTACACCGAGCAAAAAGAATCTAGACAGAACGGCGAGCCCTGCTCATCACGCTACGGTGCCCGCCAGCACCTCCGCTCACGTGCCCGTGACGTCACAGACCAGAATAACCACTGTTGCTCCccctgtttccatgacaactgTGAACAGCTCGGATAGTGGATTCATGAAACGGGATGGGGTCATTATGGACAGAGAGAGGCAGGCCGGGGGTGCTGTGTTTGTGCATGCTGATTACAAGGAACCCGCACTGGTCCAAAATCTCAGAGTCCAGTCCCCGTCCCGCAGTCCGTCGCCCAATGAAGCACAAGACCTCACTATGTCCTCCATACTGGCTCGAGAGAAGGAGCTAGAGAGACAACGAGAACGAAAAAGGGAACTAGAAAAACAGAGAGAAAGGGGGCGGGACAAAAACATCGAGAGGGCCCAACACATGAATAGCCTTGTACAGACCTCCGAGGACCAAACGGCGCTGTTAGTCCCCAAAGAGGAGCCCTTGAGTCCTGTGCCGTCGCCCCAACACATCCCATCTCTGACCACTACGAATGGACCCCcgtcacacagacacactccaaAGTCTGCCACAGCAGCCGGACTCTCAGCTCTGGCCAACCAGCAGTCCACTTCACAAGGACTGGAACGCCTCATGCTACCCATCGGGGCTCCCAGTGCCGGGGACCGCCCTTCTGCTCACGCACTACTCCTCCCCCGGGCACAGAAACCACCTGAGCCCGAGCGCCAGGACACTTCCAGAGATGCCCAGCAAGTGGATCCCCCGCCAGTGTGCTACCCCGTTCAGGATTATCCCCTGCCTCTCATTGTGCCAGACAGCTATCACCTGGCCAAGAAGCAGGAAGACAACCTCCTCATGCCCTCCTACCCTGCCGGAGCTCTTCCTTTCAGTCCTCTGGGAAAGGTCATGGTGCCCAACGGTGCTGACTTAGCCAAGGTTCCATTCTATCCGGACCCGTACCAGCTCCTCTATGGGTCCCAGCTTCTGGCCTACCCGTACAACATGACAGCTCTTCCTGTGGCTCTCAACATGATGGCGCCCGGCGCGGACAAAGTGGAGCCGCTGCCCTTTCTCCCGGCCATCTTTAACTACGCAGCTGGTGCGGGACCCTACATGAGCGCCGCACCTCACCCGCTTGTGGCTAACCCCAGCCTCTACGGTGGCGTTGGCGGCAGCAGCGGCAAAAAGCAGCGAGACGGCGGCAGCAACAAACCATAA
- the zbtb4 gene encoding uncharacterized protein zbtb4 isoform X2 gives MVSGEKVRDPIHAGLIQSRLSEKHLAVGLAPLCVITHCQAEDAATQHLSSPPLTLVTADPPHTPDSKQAKPDAQPEEEEQQGEAERLAMKGKRHGGRGDAMMEDRLDNMANGPKNAKITLSFPLSAGPLPASLTSPSYCRNASSSSSPHRRRPSSKSSDEGSLWKLDSTMDVKHRPFKPSRHDSSPSSSPSSSSSPMTVHALIRKDIKSPPPLKCSKLSPETPLHKSVPGSCSSSVAGSYDGDRWDEHHKTANGTASPSQTAQILFSLGASAYHRGGGESDRKEKTGRPAGKLGSPHGPSPHPPTLHLPPPLPPPPPPPSEGLTAPPHSSCYSPTDTLKPELICGVCHRLFSSASSLTVHMRLHRGSRALSCRFCGKVFIHSKRLHSHEASCRVSGLPSRLGPSVAVQPKEEPLEEGEVRLEEETDTSKVRPEKKAHSLLARIQGDDAAATELLAADESHFVKVVDGNVIYFCSVCERSYMTLSSLKRHSNVHSWRRRYPCHYCDKVFALAEYRTKHEVWHTGERRYQCIFCWDAFATYYNLKTHQKTIHGINPSLISSEKTANGGYKQKANALKLYRLLPMRSQKRPYKTYSDTLHNSLLMTPTEGPSLPLPSLGCAPESGDLQGFISGTHPQSVKPDPDGFQIDFPVSMAAENKDLSTLPPFPQADTPQLKKHNSETQDSEQVKGSSKTSSSSKTKSHKAARGTDSTSMPSVITYCHTKPSVIVHGTAVSSSVIMHSNQVSPGTEKDEFPESSVNPPSHKCTAKSVKRQRDGTDGHRKRSRESSDPARRRQDVDTDKSSFKSRKSHSKSDNSKQPSPSTGSQVRETGPLCQITVRIGEEAIVKRSISETDLRRDKSHSPPKNKRGEMTSVHHKHHIHRRASQGEEEEDDSGGDSKEEAVENIVKSQEDVREYNFRQKVREQESDHDMEDNLWRPYYSYKPKKKTQAHLQRFKTWQRKLKFKRALRLKSRAERLKRRGSTETEKSQDEEEGIKPPEVDTSKSESKEEQVKEEAIPELSSPSLSSSKPPLASSVTPPGPKRRPWTNGNAAECTTCGCWFSSSGKRDQHELSHLLEFVCLFCRATFPSRDKLEDHQRSQHPKPPDFSSALHKAAMDEQQEWVKPVSDCNEEKVDQVALGASSSSPARLSRRALSRHTCSQCHKVCKTSSALARHIRRHELSSSPEREKEDNVSELKTTTVSRDPVREKGQVVSVISYSTADLPNNGDSSESPQHANHHSEPMPQHQTPESTDKPALTQFTPAEPERKPSPKIAPPPESPVNLAPTKSHLSSPATPPTLQSVLVMNRPECLDYRTPSKKNLDRTASPAHHATVPASTSAHVPVTSQTRITTVAPPVSMTTVNSSDSGFMKRDGVIMDRERQAGGAVFVHADYKEPALVQNLRVQSPSRSPSPNEAQDLTMSSILAREKELERQRERKRELEKQRERGRDKNIERAQHMNSLVQTSEDQTALLVPKEEPLSPVPSPQHIPSLTTTNGPPSHRHTPKSATAAGLSALANQQSTSQGLERLMLPIGAPSAGDRPSAHALLLPRAQKPPEPERQDTSRDAQQVDPPPVCYPVQDYPLPLIVPDSYHLAKKQEDNLLMPSYPAGALPFSPLGKVMVPNGADLAKVPFYPDPYQLLYGSQLLAYPYNMTALPVALNMMAPGADKVEPLPFLPAIFNYAAGAGPYMSAAPHPLVANPSLYGGVGGSSGKKQRDGGSNKP, from the coding sequence ATGGTGTCCGGGGAGAAGGTGCGGGACCCCATCCACGCGGGCCTTATTCAGTCTCGTCTGAGTGAAAAACACCTGGCTGTTGGGCTAGCGCCCCTCTGTGTCATCACACACTGCCAAGCCGAGGACGCCGCTACCCAGCACTTGTCTTCCCCTCCGCTGACTCTCGTCACTGCAGACCCCCCTCACACTCCTGACTCAAAGCAGGCCAAACCAGACGCTCAGCCCGAGGAAGAGGAGCAGCAGGGGGAAGCTGAGCGGCTGGCGATGAAGGGGAAAAGGCATGGTGGCCGAGGAGACGCAATGATGGAGGATAGACTAGATAATATGGCTAATGGacctaaaaatgcaaaaatcacGCTAAGCTTCCCACTTAGCGCTGGCCCCCTCCCGGCCTCGCTGACGTCACCCAGCTACTGTCGTAATGCATCATCATCCTCTTCCCCACACAGACGGCGGCCTTCCTCTAAGAGCTCAGATGAGGGGTCACTATGGAAACTGGACTCCACCATGGACGTAAAGCACAGACCTTTTAAGCCCTCGAGGCACGACAGCTCTCCGTCCTCctcaccctcctcctcttcctctcccatGACAGTACATGCACTTATCAGGAAGGATATAAAATCCCCGCCTCCCCTCAAGTGCTCCAAACTCTCTCCAGAGACCCCGCTTCACAAGTCAGTGCCGGGGTCCTGCAGCTCCTCTGTAGCGGGCTCCTATGATGGAGACAGATGGGACGAGCACCACAAGACGGCCAACGGTACAGCCTCGCCCTCGCAAACGGCCCAGATCCTTTTCAGTCTGGGTGCCTCGGCCTATCATAGAGGAGGCGGGGAAAGCGACAGGAAGGAGAAAACGGGGAGACCAGCTGGAAAGCTGGGAAGCCCTCACGGACCAAGCCCACACCCACCCACGCTGCACCTCCCGCCCCCGCTGcctccaccccctcctcctccctcggAGGGTCTCACCGCACCCCCGCACTCATCGTGCTACTCCCCCACCGACACCCTCAAGCCCGAGCTGATTTGCGGGGTGTGCCATCGGCTCTTCAGCTCAGCCTCCTCGCTCACTGTCCACATGCGGTTGCATCGTGGAAGCCGCGCCCTCAGCTGCCGTTTCTGTGGCAAGGTCTTCATTCACAGCAAGAGACTGCATTCCCACGAGGCCTCCTGCAGGGTCTCGGGCCTGCCCTCTCGACTGGGCCCGTctgtcgccgtgcagccaaaggAGGAGCCGTTGGAGGAGGGCGAAGTGAGACTCGAGGAAGAAACAGACACCAGCAAGGTGAGGCCCGAGAAAAAAGCCCACAGCCTGCTGGCTCGAATCCAAGGTGATGATGCGGCAGCCACAGAGCTTCTGGCCGCCGATGAAAGCCATTTTGTCAAGGTGGTGGACGGCAATGTCATCTACTTCTGCTCAGTTTGCGAGCGCTCCTACATGACACTGTCCAGCCTCAAGCGACACTCCAACGTGCACTCGTGGCGCCGCAGGTACCCGTGCCATTACTGCGACAAGGTCTTCGCTCTCGCCGAGTACCGCACCAAGCACGAGGTGTGGCACACCGGAGAGCGGCGCTACCAGTGCATTTTCTGCTGGGATGCCTTCGCTACCTACTACAATCTGAAAACGCACCAAAAGACCATTCACGGCATCAATCCCAGCCTCATCTCCAGTGAAAAGACCGCCAATGGTGGATACAAGCAGAAGGCTAACGCCCTCAAGCTCTACCGGCTCCTCCCCATGCGCTCACAGAAGAGACCCTATAAGACTTACAGTGACACTTTGCATAACAGCCTGCTTATGACACCCACTGAAGGCCCTTCCCTGCCCCTCCCCAGCCTGGGCTGCGCTCCGGAGTCTGGAGACCTACAAGGCTTCATCAGCGGGACCCATCCTCAGAGCGTCAAGCCTGACCCAGATGGTTTCCAAATTGACTTCCCTGTCTCTATGGCTGCTGAAAACAAGGATCTTTCCACACTGCCACCCTTCCCCCAAGCAGACACACCCCAgcttaaaaaacacaacagcgaGACTCAAGACTCCGAGCAAGTCAAAGGCAGCTCCAAAACGTCTAGCAGCAGCAAAACCAAAAGTCACAAAGCGGCGAGAGGAACAGACTCAACAAGTATGCCGTCTGTGATCACGTATTGCCACACCAAACCCTCCGTCATAGTTCATGGAACAGCCGTGTCATCCTCCGTCATCATGCACAGCAACCAAGTCTCTCCTGGAACTGAAAAGGATGAGTTCCCGGAAAGCAGCGTGAATCCACCCTCGCACAAGTGCACCGCAAAGTCAGTCAAAAGGCAGCGAGACGGTACAGACGGCCATAGAAAGAGGTCTAGAGAAAGTTCAGATCCGGCGAGACGTAGACAGGATGTGGACACAGACAAGTCATCTTTCAAGTCCCGAAAGTCCCACAGCAAGAGTGACAACTCAAAGCAGCCCTCGCCATCTACGGGGTCACAGGTCAGAGAGACGGGCCCACTCTGCCAGATCACCGTACGTATTGGCGAGGAGGCCATAGTGAAGCGCAGCATCTCGGAGACAGACCTTAGAAGAGACAAAAGCCACTCTCCCCCCAAAAACAAGCGAGGTGAGATGACCTCAGTGCATCACAAACACCACATCCACCGCAGGGCCAgccagggggaggaggaggaggacgactcAGGAGGAGATTCCAAGGAGGAGGCTGTGGAGAACATTGTCAAGTCCCAGGAGGATGTGAGGGAGTACAACTTCCGGCAAAAAGTTCGTGAACAGGAGAGCGACCACGACATGGAGGACAACTTGTGGCGGCCTTACTACTCCTACAAGCCCAAGAAAAAAACCCAGGCGCACTTGCAGAGGTTCAAGACCTGGCAGAGGAAGCTGAAGTTTAAGCGTGCTCTGCGGCTGAAGAGCAGAGCAGAGAGGCTGAAAAGGCGCGGGAGTACAGAAACAGAGAAGTCACAAGACGAGGAAGAGGGCATAAAGCCGCCAGAGGTTGACACGTCAAAGAGTGAAAGCAAAGAAGAACAAGTGAAGGAGGAGGCCATTCCTGAGCTTTCCAGTCCTTCTCTATCCTCCTCAAAACCTCCACTTGCTTCTTCTGTGACTCCACCAGGACCTAAAAGGCGGCCGTGGACCAATGGGAATGCAGCAGAGTGCACTACTTGTGGCTGCTGGTTCTCCAGCTCCGGCAAGCGAGACCAACACGAGCTGAGTCATCTTCTGGAGTTTGTGTGCCTCTTCTGCCGAGCCACTTTCCCCTCCAGAGACAAGCTGGAAGACCACCAGAGAAGCCAACATCCCAAGCCCCCAGATTTCTCCTCTGCCCTCCATAAGGCGGCGATGGACGAACAACAGGAATGGGTTAAACCTGTGTCAGACTGTAATGAGGAAAAGGTGGACCAAGTCGCCTTAGGTGCAAGTAGTTCCAGTCCCGCTCGTCTGAGCAGGCGGGCCTTATCACGGCACACTTGTTCACAGTGTCACAAGGTGTGCAAGACGTCCTCCGCACTGGCTCGCCACATCCGCCGCCACGAGTTGAGCAGTTCTCCGGAAAGGGAAAAAGAAGACAATGTTTCAGAGCTGAAAACAACAACTGTAAGCAGAGATCCGGTTCGTGAAAAAGGCCAAGTCGTCTCAGTTATCAGCTATTCCACAGCAGACCTCCCCAATAACGGCGACTCGTCAGAATCACCGCAGCATGCCAACCATCACAGTGAACCGATGCCCCAACATCAGACACCGGAATCTACTGACAAGCCTGCACTGACCCAGTTTACACCCGCGGAACCCGAGAGAAAGCCCAGCCCAAAGATTGCACCCCCGCCGGAGAGCCCGGTGAACTTGGCGCCCACTAAAAGCCACCTCTCCTCCCCCGCGACGCCCCCTACTCTGCAGAGTGTGCTGGTCATGAACAGGCCTGAATGTCTGGACTATCGTACACCGAGCAAAAAGAATCTAGACAGAACGGCGAGCCCTGCTCATCACGCTACGGTGCCCGCCAGCACCTCCGCTCACGTGCCCGTGACGTCACAGACCAGAATAACCACTGTTGCTCCccctgtttccatgacaactgTGAACAGCTCGGATAGTGGATTCATGAAACGGGATGGGGTCATTATGGACAGAGAGAGGCAGGCCGGGGGTGCTGTGTTTGTGCATGCTGATTACAAGGAACCCGCACTGGTCCAAAATCTCAGAGTCCAGTCCCCGTCCCGCAGTCCGTCGCCCAATGAAGCACAAGACCTCACTATGTCCTCCATACTGGCTCGAGAGAAGGAGCTAGAGAGACAACGAGAACGAAAAAGGGAACTAGAAAAACAGAGAGAAAGGGGGCGGGACAAAAACATCGAGAGGGCCCAACACATGAATAGCCTTGTACAGACCTCCGAGGACCAAACGGCGCTGTTAGTCCCCAAAGAGGAGCCCTTGAGTCCTGTGCCGTCGCCCCAACACATCCCATCTCTGACCACTACGAATGGACCCCcgtcacacagacacactccaaAGTCTGCCACAGCAGCCGGACTCTCAGCTCTGGCCAACCAGCAGTCCACTTCACAAGGACTGGAACGCCTCATGCTACCCATCGGGGCTCCCAGTGCCGGGGACCGCCCTTCTGCTCACGCACTACTCCTCCCCCGGGCACAGAAACCACCTGAGCCCGAGCGCCAGGACACTTCCAGAGATGCCCAGCAAGTGGATCCCCCGCCAGTGTGCTACCCCGTTCAGGATTATCCCCTGCCTCTCATTGTGCCAGACAGCTATCACCTGGCCAAGAAGCAGGAAGACAACCTCCTCATGCCCTCCTACCCTGCCGGAGCTCTTCCTTTCAGTCCTCTGGGAAAGGTCATGGTGCCCAACGGTGCTGACTTAGCCAAGGTTCCATTCTATCCGGACCCGTACCAGCTCCTCTATGGGTCCCAGCTTCTGGCCTACCCGTACAACATGACAGCTCTTCCTGTGGCTCTCAACATGATGGCGCCCGGCGCGGACAAAGTGGAGCCGCTGCCCTTTCTCCCGGCCATCTTTAACTACGCAGCTGGTGCGGGACCCTACATGAGCGCCGCACCTCACCCGCTTGTGGCTAACCCCAGCCTCTACGGTGGCGTTGGCGGCAGCAGCGGCAAAAAGCAGCGAGACGGCGGCAGCAACAAACCATAA